Proteins from a genomic interval of Streptomyces sp. NBC_01445:
- a CDS encoding nitroreductase family deazaflavin-dependent oxidoreductase: MAQDETGTDVVISPTGWVAEQARLYEESGGTEGTTIPGPMSAPCLLLDYQGRHSGKWRRTVLIYDRDGDDYLIVASKGGADQHPEWYLNLEANPDVRLRVETERFAARAETLSSEEKARVWPHLVEIFAPYADYQKKTERDIPVVRLTRIKG; the protein is encoded by the coding sequence ATGGCCCAGGACGAGACCGGCACCGACGTCGTGATCAGCCCCACGGGCTGGGTCGCCGAGCAGGCCCGCCTGTACGAGGAGTCCGGCGGCACCGAGGGCACCACGATCCCCGGCCCGATGAGCGCGCCCTGTCTGCTGCTCGACTACCAGGGGCGTCACTCCGGTAAGTGGCGCCGCACGGTGCTGATCTACGACCGCGACGGCGACGACTACCTGATCGTCGCCTCGAAGGGCGGCGCCGACCAGCACCCCGAGTGGTACCTGAACCTGGAGGCCAACCCGGACGTGCGGCTGCGCGTCGAGACCGAGCGGTTCGCCGCCCGCGCCGAGACCCTCTCCTCGGAGGAAAAGGCCAGGGTGTGGCCCCACCTCGTGGAGATCTTCGCCCCGTACGCGGACTACCAGAAGAAGACCGAGCGGGACATTCCCGTCGTACGCCTCACCCGTATCAAGGGCTGA
- a CDS encoding aspartate/glutamate racemase family protein, translating into MTLALLHTSPVHVPVFDALRDTHHPGLALRHVVDESLLERARTAGPDAVADDVRALLEAAVAEGAAAVLCTCSTIGGVAEAQSAAVGVPVLRVDRPMAAAAVEAGRAVAVVAALESTLAPTVALVEEEAARAGRPVDVRTVLVAGAWERFEAGDRDGYRDLVAAAVDALTDVDVVVLAQASMAPAADRTTATVPVLSSPRPGLRAAADNTA; encoded by the coding sequence GTGACCCTCGCTCTCCTGCACACCTCCCCGGTCCACGTCCCGGTCTTCGACGCCCTGCGCGACACCCACCACCCCGGTCTCGCCCTGCGCCACGTCGTGGACGAGAGCCTGCTCGAACGCGCCAGGACCGCCGGGCCCGACGCCGTCGCGGACGACGTGCGCGCGCTGCTCGAAGCCGCCGTGGCCGAGGGGGCGGCCGCCGTGCTCTGCACCTGCTCGACCATCGGCGGCGTCGCCGAGGCCCAGTCCGCCGCCGTCGGCGTCCCTGTCCTGCGCGTGGACCGGCCGATGGCCGCCGCCGCGGTCGAAGCCGGACGTGCCGTCGCCGTGGTCGCAGCACTGGAGAGCACCCTCGCGCCGACCGTCGCCCTCGTCGAGGAGGAGGCCGCCCGCGCCGGCCGCCCCGTCGACGTACGCACGGTGCTGGTGGCAGGGGCCTGGGAGCGATTCGAGGCCGGTGACCGGGACGGCTACCGGGACCTCGTGGCCGCCGCCGTGGACGCCCTCACCGATGTCGACGTCGTCGTGCTCGCCCAGGCCTCCATGGCACCCGCCGCCGACCGGACCACCGCGACGGTCCCCGTCCTCTCCAGCCCCCGCCCCGGCCTGCGCGCGGCGGCGGACAACACGGCCTAG
- a CDS encoding GNAT family N-acetyltransferase: MSDIEIHDERDRGLLAARAAGDPQGSTFGYIQYFVLDAPERALVPVHTVVEPQHEGRGIAGSLARELYAIAARESIAVAPLCPFVVQWAARHPGEAPAAPPELMDAAQRALADDSAKW, from the coding sequence ATGAGCGACATCGAGATCCACGACGAACGGGACAGGGGCCTCCTCGCGGCCCGCGCGGCGGGCGACCCCCAAGGCTCCACCTTCGGGTACATCCAGTACTTCGTCCTCGACGCGCCCGAGAGGGCCCTCGTGCCCGTGCACACCGTCGTCGAGCCCCAGCACGAGGGCCGCGGCATCGCAGGATCGCTGGCCCGCGAGCTGTACGCCATCGCCGCCCGCGAGAGCATCGCCGTCGCGCCCCTGTGCCCGTTCGTCGTGCAGTGGGCAGCGCGCCACCCCGGGGAGGCCCCCGCCGCCCCGCCGGAGCTGATGGACGCCGCGCAGCGCGCGCTCGCCGACGACTCGGCCAAGTGGTGA
- the panD gene encoding aspartate 1-decarboxylase — protein MLRTMFKSKIHRATVTQADLHYVGSVTIDRDLLDAADLLPGELVHIVDIDNGARLETYVIEGERGSGVIGINGAAAHLVHPGDLVIIISYAQVDDAEARALRPQVVHVDRENRIVALGADPSEPVPGGDTERSPQAVAATSG, from the coding sequence ATGCTGCGCACCATGTTCAAGTCCAAGATCCACCGCGCCACCGTCACCCAGGCCGACCTGCACTACGTCGGGTCCGTCACCATCGACCGTGACCTCCTCGACGCCGCCGATCTGCTGCCCGGTGAGCTCGTCCACATCGTCGACATCGACAACGGCGCCCGCCTGGAGACGTACGTCATCGAGGGCGAGCGGGGGAGTGGTGTCATCGGGATCAACGGGGCCGCGGCCCATCTCGTGCATCCCGGGGACCTCGTGATCATCATCAGTTACGCTCAGGTCGACGACGCCGAGGCGCGTGCGCTGCGGCCCCAAGTCGTGCACGTGGACCGGGAGAACCGGATCGTGGCCCTGGGCGCCGACCCGTCCGAGCCGGTTCCCGGCGGTGACACGGAGCGCAGCCCCCAGGCGGTGGCGGCCACCAGCGGCTGA